In Chitinophagales bacterium, one genomic interval encodes:
- a CDS encoding four helix bundle protein: MSKFNSYKDLKIWMKGIELVKEIYSVTSTFPSEENFGLKQQLRRCAVSIPSNIAEGWGRHTNKQFANFLYISRGSLMELETQIYLSKELNYIEVESFDKINNIIIEEAKMINGFINNLKKD, translated from the coding sequence ATGAGTAAATTTAATTCATATAAAGATTTAAAGATTTGGATGAAAGGAATTGAATTAGTTAAAGAAATTTATTCTGTAACAAGTACTTTCCCAAGTGAAGAAAACTTTGGTTTGAAGCAACAACTAAGAAGGTGTGCAGTATCAATACCCAGCAATATTGCTGAGGGATGGGGGCGACATACCAATAAACAGTTTGCTAACTTTTTGTATATTTCAAGAGGATCTTTAATGGAATTAGAAACTCAAATTTATTTATCAAAAGAATTAAACTATATTGAGGTAGAATCTTTTGATAAGATTAATAATATAATTATAGAAGAAGCTAAAATGATAAATGGCTTTATTAATAATTTAAAAAAAGACTAA
- a CDS encoding fumarate reductase/succinate dehydrogenase flavoprotein subunit, with the protein MSILDSKVPEGKVISEKWEKYKEHINLVNPANKRRIDVIVVGTGLAGASAAATLGELGYNVKSFCFQDSPRRAHSIAAQGGINAAKNYQGDGDSVYRLFYDTVKGGDYRSREANVYRLAEVSANIIDQCVAQGVPFAREYGGLLDNRSFGGVLVSRTFYAAGQTGQQLLLGAYSALSRQIAIGKVQMFNRHEMLDVVIVDGKARGIIARNLITGEIERHSAHAVVLASGGYGNVFFLSTNAMGSNVTASWKSYKKGAFFANPCYTQIHPTCIPRSGEHQSKLTLMSESLRNDGRIWVPKHKKDVDALRNGSLKPTQIKEEDRDYYLERRYPAFGNLVPRDVASRAAKERCDAGFGVNKTGEAVYLDFSSAIQRYGEIQARLHGIDTGNKAEVTRLGKEVIKEKYGNLFEMYEQIVDENPYETPMMIYPAVHYTMGGTWVDYNLMTTVPGLYATGECNFSDHGANRLGASALMQGLADGYFVLPYTIGDYLANDIRTGAIPTNTSEFDVAEKAVKERIDFFINNKGNKPVDYFHKKLGQVMWHKVGMARNEKGLKDAIKEIREIREEFWKDVFVPGDANSFNQELEKAGRVADFLELGELFAKDALHRNESCGGHFREEYQTEDGEALRDDKNFAYVAAWEYKGDNEEPVLHKEELTFKDIELKTRSYK; encoded by the coding sequence ATGAGCATATTAGATTCAAAAGTACCTGAGGGTAAAGTAATAAGCGAAAAGTGGGAAAAATATAAAGAACATATAAACTTAGTTAATCCTGCCAATAAAAGAAGAATTGATGTAATTGTAGTAGGTACAGGATTAGCAGGAGCATCGGCAGCAGCTACATTAGGAGAATTAGGATACAATGTTAAATCATTTTGTTTTCAAGATAGTCCAAGAAGAGCACACTCTATAGCGGCACAAGGAGGTATAAATGCCGCTAAAAACTATCAAGGCGATGGCGATTCTGTTTATAGATTGTTTTATGATACCGTAAAAGGTGGCGATTACAGAAGCCGTGAAGCCAATGTATATCGTTTGGCAGAAGTATCGGCTAATATTATAGACCAGTGTGTAGCACAAGGCGTTCCTTTTGCCCGAGAATATGGAGGATTATTAGATAATCGTTCATTTGGTGGTGTTTTGGTGTCGCGTACATTTTATGCCGCTGGGCAAACAGGACAGCAGTTATTATTAGGAGCATATTCTGCATTAAGCCGTCAAATAGCCATAGGAAAAGTACAAATGTTTAACCGTCATGAAATGTTAGACGTTGTTATAGTAGATGGAAAAGCAAGAGGAATAATAGCCAGAAACTTAATAACCGGAGAAATAGAAAGACATTCGGCTCATGCGGTAGTTTTAGCCAGTGGAGGATACGGAAATGTATTCTTTTTATCTACCAATGCTATGGGAAGCAATGTTACCGCTTCATGGAAATCGTATAAAAAAGGAGCATTTTTTGCCAATCCATGCTATACCCAAATTCACCCAACGTGTATTCCACGAAGTGGAGAGCACCAAAGTAAATTGACTTTAATGTCAGAATCATTAAGAAATGATGGAAGAATATGGGTGCCAAAACATAAAAAAGATGTTGACGCATTAAGAAACGGTTCATTAAAACCAACACAAATAAAAGAAGAAGATAGAGATTATTATTTAGAGAGAAGATACCCCGCTTTTGGAAACTTAGTGCCAAGAGATGTTGCTTCAAGAGCAGCTAAAGAAAGATGTGATGCCGGATTTGGTGTAAATAAAACTGGGGAAGCCGTTTATTTAGATTTCTCATCAGCTATACAACGTTATGGAGAAATACAAGCCAGATTGCATGGAATTGATACAGGAAATAAAGCAGAAGTAACCCGATTGGGTAAAGAAGTTATTAAAGAAAAGTACGGCAACTTATTTGAAATGTACGAACAAATAGTTGACGAAAATCCTTACGAAACTCCAATGATGATTTATCCTGCGGTGCATTACACTATGGGAGGCACTTGGGTAGATTATAATTTAATGACCACCGTACCGGGTTTATATGCCACAGGAGAGTGTAATTTCTCGGATCATGGAGCCAATAGATTAGGAGCTTCGGCTTTAATGCAAGGCTTAGCAGACGGATATTTTGTATTGCCATACACTATAGGCGATTATTTAGCTAATGATATTAGAACGGGTGCTATTCCTACAAATACATCAGAATTTGATGTAGCCGAAAAAGCAGTTAAAGAAAGAATAGACTTTTTTATAAATAATAAAGGCAACAAGCCGGTAGATTATTTCCACAAAAAATTAGGACAAGTAATGTGGCATAAAGTGGGAATGGCACGTAATGAAAAAGGACTAAAAGATGCTATTAAAGAAATAAGAGAAATACGCGAAGAATTTTGGAAAGACGTATTTGTGCCGGGAGATGCCAATTCATTTAACCAAGAATTAGAAAAAGCAGGCAGAGTGGCAGATTTCTTAGAATTAGGCGAATTATTTGCTAAAGATGCGTTGCACAGAAATGAATCTTGCGGAGGACATTTTAGAGAAGAATATCAAACAGAAGATGGAGAAGCTTTGCGTGATGATAAAAACTTTGCTTATGTGGCAGCGTGGGAATATAAAGGCGATAATGAAGAGCCAGTATTGCATAAAGAAGAGTTGACTTTTAAAGATATAGAGTTAAAAACGAGAAGTTATAAATAG
- a CDS encoding succinate dehydrogenase cytochrome b subunit, whose protein sequence is MSKMSSIGRKFLMALSGFFLMFFLLQHFSINFLSVVSPDAFNQTSQFMGTNSLIQYVMQPVLMFGIIFHFVMAFILETKNKSARPIKYYSKNKSGGSKISKNMIYSGLAILLFLGLHLYDFWVHEMIVKYGHGDMTGLNAHGEFRYYEELVAKFQDIWRVIIYILAFAFLGLHTNHGFSSAFQSVGANHPKYTPIIKAVGIIYSVFLPLGFAFIAIYHYLFN, encoded by the coding sequence ATGTCTAAAATGTCTTCAATAGGACGTAAGTTCTTAATGGCTTTATCAGGATTTTTCTTAATGTTTTTCTTACTACAGCATTTCTCTATCAATTTCCTATCAGTAGTCAGCCCCGATGCTTTTAATCAAACTTCACAATTTATGGGAACTAATTCTTTAATACAGTATGTAATGCAACCTGTGTTAATGTTTGGAATTATTTTTCACTTTGTGATGGCTTTTATTTTAGAAACTAAAAATAAATCGGCACGACCAATTAAGTATTATTCTAAAAACAAATCCGGTGGTTCTAAAATTAGTAAAAACATGATATATTCCGGATTGGCAATATTGCTGTTTTTAGGTTTGCACCTTTATGATTTTTGGGTACACGAAATGATTGTAAAATACGGACATGGCGATATGACAGGATTAAATGCACACGGAGAATTTAGATATTATGAAGAATTGGTAGCTAAATTTCAAGATATTTGGCGTGTTATTATTTACATATTAGCATTTGCGTTTTTAGGTTTGCATACTAACCACGGGTTTTCATCGGCTTTTCAGTCAGTGGGAGCTAATCATCCTAAATATACTCCTATAATAAAGGCGGTAGGCATTATTTATAGCGTGTTTTTGCCTTTAGGATTTGCTTTTATAGCAATTTACCATTATTTATTCAATTAA
- a CDS encoding HAD family hydrolase, whose amino-acid sequence MSKQLQVDETWTLFLDRDGVINKNIEGGYVTTWEEFEFLPDVMRALRYFSMMFGRVIVVTNQQGIGKKLMTKEQLHDIHNQLTEAVKEEGGKIDRIYYCPDLEEDESPCRKPEIGMAMWAKRDFPEIDFNKCVMVGDKLTDMRFGLTLGMECFFVTDKEVPEDTGLTKVDSLSDVLMHLSV is encoded by the coding sequence ATGAGTAAGCAATTACAAGTAGATGAAACATGGACTTTGTTTCTTGACAGAGATGGTGTTATTAACAAAAATATTGAAGGCGGTTACGTTACCACATGGGAGGAGTTTGAGTTTCTACCCGATGTGATGCGTGCTTTACGCTATTTCAGTATGATGTTTGGTAGGGTAATAGTAGTAACCAACCAGCAAGGCATAGGCAAAAAACTTATGACTAAAGAGCAGCTTCACGATATTCATAACCAACTTACAGAGGCTGTTAAAGAAGAAGGCGGAAAAATAGACCGAATTTATTATTGTCCCGATTTAGAAGAAGATGAATCGCCATGCAGAAAACCGGAAATAGGAATGGCAATGTGGGCTAAAAGAGATTTTCCCGAAATAGATTTTAATAAATGCGTAATGGTAGGAGATAAGCTTACCGATATGCGTTTTGGTCTTACTTTAGGCATGGAATGCTTTTTTGTAACAGATAAAGAAGTACCGGAAGATACAGGTTTAACCAAAGTAGATTCTTTAAGTGATGTGTTAATGCATTTATCTGTTTAG
- a CDS encoding SIS domain-containing protein: protein MKNKIQHIIQESVLLKQKLLADKNTEETVEHLVVFLSQKLKKEQAVYLCGNGGSAADALHIAAEFSGRFYLNRKALPVEALNVNMAAITAISNDYGFENVFARMLEAKATKGDVLWVFSTSGQSKNIIKVAEKAKEMGVAVVSFTGQKESILDSIADFSVKIPSEITPRIQECHLLLGHIICELVEQKLFNE from the coding sequence TTGAAGAATAAAATTCAACATATAATTCAAGAAAGCGTATTGCTTAAACAAAAATTGTTGGCAGATAAAAATACGGAGGAAACAGTTGAGCATCTTGTAGTTTTCTTATCGCAAAAGTTGAAAAAAGAACAAGCCGTTTATTTATGTGGCAATGGCGGCAGTGCAGCCGATGCTTTGCATATAGCCGCAGAATTTTCTGGTAGGTTTTATTTGAATAGAAAAGCCTTGCCCGTAGAAGCACTTAATGTAAACATGGCTGCCATTACGGCTATTTCAAATGATTATGGCTTTGAAAATGTATTTGCTCGCATGCTTGAAGCTAAAGCTACAAAAGGAGATGTGCTTTGGGTTTTTAGCACTTCGGGGCAATCAAAAAACATTATAAAAGTGGCTGAAAAAGCTAAAGAAATGGGTGTGGCTGTAGTTTCATTTACAGGACAAAAGGAAAGTATTCTTGACTCAATTGCTGATTTTTCTGTAAAAATTCCTTCAGAAATTACGCCACGCATTCAAGAATGTCATTTATTATTAGGACATATTATTTGTGAATTAGTAGAACAAAAATTATTCAATGAGTAA
- a CDS encoding glycosyltransferase, whose product MFKYSIIIAVYNRLDEVKELLKSAEELQFERNMFELLFVDDGSNDGFKEFIESYQSKSGLHVRAIYQTNKGPGAARNNGMSQSASQYFIFMDSDCLFTPNYLKEIDKAVETQKLDAFGGPDGAHPDFSPMVKAINYSMTSFLGTGGTRGNKKSVGKFYPRSFNMGINRKVFEKIGGMNALRHGQDMDFSARIYEAGFKVGFVPDAIVFHKRRTSIPKFFRQIFNWGVARVNLGTLHKQMLKPIHFFPAIVLSAYVILIILSFISPFFSQILNLVLLLHGMVCLAAFAQSFWMYKNIKVALLSIVTLNIQVFAYGAGLLYALWQKILGKKEAEGFVKNYYGKK is encoded by the coding sequence ATGTTTAAATACTCCATAATCATAGCTGTTTATAATCGTTTAGATGAAGTAAAAGAACTTCTTAAATCTGCCGAAGAACTACAGTTTGAACGCAATATGTTTGAACTCCTTTTTGTAGATGATGGTTCTAACGATGGATTTAAAGAATTTATAGAAAGTTATCAATCTAAATCGGGTTTACATGTAAGAGCCATTTACCAAACAAATAAAGGACCCGGTGCTGCTAGAAATAATGGTATGAGCCAATCTGCCTCTCAGTATTTTATTTTTATGGATTCCGATTGCTTATTTACGCCTAATTATCTCAAAGAAATTGATAAAGCTGTGGAAACGCAAAAATTGGACGCCTTTGGTGGTCCCGATGGTGCTCATCCCGATTTTTCGCCTATGGTTAAAGCTATAAATTATAGTATGACTTCTTTTTTAGGTACAGGAGGTACAAGAGGCAATAAAAAAAGTGTTGGTAAGTTTTATCCCCGTAGTTTTAATATGGGTATCAACAGAAAAGTTTTTGAAAAAATAGGAGGTATGAACGCCCTGCGTCATGGTCAGGATATGGATTTTTCTGCCCGAATTTATGAAGCAGGCTTTAAAGTAGGTTTTGTGCCCGATGCTATTGTTTTTCATAAAAGAAGAACAAGTATTCCTAAGTTTTTCCGACAGATTTTTAATTGGGGCGTTGCCCGAGTTAATTTGGGAACTTTACATAAACAAATGTTGAAGCCCATACATTTTTTCCCGGCTATTGTATTGTCTGCTTATGTTATTTTAATAATCTTATCTTTTATTTCTCCTTTTTTTAGTCAAATCTTAAATTTAGTTTTGCTATTGCATGGCATGGTTTGTCTGGCGGCATTTGCACAATCTTTTTGGATGTATAAAAATATAAAAGTAGCTTTGCTTTCTATTGTTACATTAAATATTCAAGTGTTTGCCTATGGTGCAGGCTTGCTGTATGCTTTGTGGCAAAAAATATTGGGAAAAAAAGAAGCAGAAGGCTTTGTAAAAAACTATTACGGTAAAAAATAA
- a CDS encoding class I SAM-dependent methyltransferase, protein MNSTELRRNNRELYFNEQFLTTERYVIPYISAYKKIDKTLKILEIGCGEGGNLKYFIDLGCEVVGIDLNEMQLNRATHYTKKFCKPNDKVRFICKDIYDTNHEDFGQFDIIMMRDVIEHIPNQEKFVAFLHKFVKPDGVIFFGFPPWYMPFGGHQQGCKSFLKKVPYFHILPAFLYKNVLKLFGESDYAINSLLEVKSTGISIERFKRAVKNSGWQILDETLYLINPNYEIKFHLKPRKQFPILRSIPFFRNFYTTCAYYIIMPKK, encoded by the coding sequence GTGAATTCAACAGAATTAAGAAGAAATAATAGAGAATTGTATTTTAATGAACAATTCTTAACTACAGAAAGGTATGTTATTCCTTATATATCTGCTTATAAGAAAATAGATAAAACGTTAAAAATTTTAGAGATTGGTTGCGGAGAAGGTGGCAATTTAAAATATTTTATTGATTTGGGGTGCGAAGTTGTAGGGATTGACTTAAATGAAATGCAACTTAATAGGGCTACTCATTATACAAAAAAGTTTTGCAAACCAAATGATAAAGTAAGGTTTATTTGTAAGGACATCTATGATACCAACCATGAAGACTTTGGACAGTTTGATATTATAATGATGCGTGATGTAATTGAACACATTCCCAATCAAGAAAAGTTTGTAGCATTTCTTCATAAATTTGTAAAACCCGATGGAGTTATTTTCTTTGGTTTTCCGCCTTGGTATATGCCTTTTGGTGGGCATCAGCAGGGCTGTAAAAGTTTTTTGAAAAAAGTGCCTTACTTTCATATTTTACCTGCTTTTTTGTATAAAAATGTTTTGAAATTGTTTGGGGAATCTGATTATGCTATAAATTCTTTATTAGAAGTTAAATCAACAGGTATTTCAATAGAACGGTTTAAGCGTGCAGTAAAAAATAGCGGCTGGCAAATTTTAGATGAAACCTTGTATTTAATTAACCCTAATTATGAAATAAAATTTCATTTAAAGCCAAGAAAGCAATTCCCTATTTTAAGGTCTATTCCGTTTTTTAGAAATTTTTATACCACTTGTGCTTATTATATTATTATGCCTAAAAAGTAA
- a CDS encoding FkbM family methyltransferase yields the protein MKLFFKKLKTTLFKSELEKAIISLPTSTNMFFIQIGACDGISFDPLFFLTKKYKMHGVLLEPIPHLFEELKKNYKDIPNIELVNKAISSVNGTIEMQTITEDGLKRLPKWAKGISTISSDKNALGNNYWEEGKGKEHKEYEKIYEEIKKYRKPIKVDSIDFEKLLDMYNINKIDLLQIDAEGYDYEIIKLINFDNVKPKIIHFEIANLDNDEKKSCLNLLTNNGYSVVQYNKQDALATLNLKR from the coding sequence ATGAAATTATTTTTTAAAAAATTAAAAACAACTTTGTTCAAATCTGAATTAGAAAAAGCAATAATTAGTTTGCCTACTAGTACTAATATGTTTTTTATTCAAATAGGTGCCTGTGATGGGATTTCTTTTGATCCTTTATTTTTTTTAACAAAAAAATATAAAATGCATGGAGTATTGTTAGAACCTATTCCTCATTTATTTGAAGAATTAAAGAAAAATTATAAGGATATACCAAATATTGAATTGGTAAACAAGGCGATTAGTTCTGTGAATGGTACAATAGAAATGCAGACAATTACAGAGGATGGCTTGAAAAGATTGCCTAAATGGGCTAAAGGAATTTCAACTATTAGTTCAGATAAAAATGCTTTGGGTAATAATTATTGGGAGGAGGGTAAAGGAAAGGAACATAAGGAATACGAGAAAATATATGAAGAAATAAAGAAATATAGAAAACCAATCAAAGTTGACTCTATTGATTTTGAAAAATTGTTGGATATGTATAACATAAATAAAATTGATTTATTACAGATTGATGCGGAAGGATATGATTATGAAATTATTAAACTCATTAATTTTGATAATGTTAAACCCAAAATAATTCACTTTGAAATAGCAAACTTAGATAATGATGAAAAAAAATCATGCTTAAATTTATTAACCAATAATGGTTATAGTGTTGTACAATATAATAAGCAAGATGCTTTGGCAACACTTAATCTTAAACGTTAG
- a CDS encoding polysaccharide pyruvyl transferase family protein, with protein MKSIKLYWWQPKQYKKFNLRGFLSGEMKRYKNVPSNFGDELSAYIVSKALERQVIKADKNESGKLLSIGSILHHAKNNDVIWGSGINGKYINRKIKAHPLTILSVRGPLTRDILLKNSFKVPEIYGDPGILVSKYYTPKDAQKKEYVFVPHFSEIEQAKKIVPIENIVLPTNDLFSVIDNIFNAELVISSSLHGIIVAESYGIPAILFKFTDNEPMFKYEDYYKGTNRLNYKFATTLEQAFNIKEIVKPIYNSELLIQILKEYYA; from the coding sequence ATGAAATCAATAAAGCTATATTGGTGGCAACCAAAGCAATACAAAAAATTTAATTTAAGAGGATTTCTTAGTGGTGAAATGAAACGGTATAAAAATGTACCATCTAATTTTGGTGATGAATTATCTGCATATATAGTATCCAAAGCATTAGAAAGACAAGTAATTAAAGCCGATAAAAATGAATCTGGCAAGTTATTATCCATAGGCTCTATACTTCATCATGCTAAAAATAATGATGTGATATGGGGAAGTGGTATTAATGGAAAATATATAAACAGAAAAATAAAAGCCCACCCATTAACCATTTTGAGTGTTAGAGGACCTTTAACAAGAGATATTTTACTTAAAAACAGTTTTAAAGTACCTGAAATATATGGAGACCCGGGCATTCTAGTTTCAAAATATTACACTCCTAAAGATGCTCAAAAAAAAGAATATGTTTTTGTGCCTCATTTTTCTGAAATTGAACAGGCAAAAAAAATAGTCCCTATTGAAAATATTGTACTACCCACCAATGATTTGTTTAGTGTTATAGATAATATTTTCAATGCAGAATTAGTAATTTCATCTTCTTTACATGGTATAATAGTAGCAGAATCTTATGGAATTCCTGCTATACTATTCAAATTTACAGATAATGAACCCATGTTTAAATATGAAGACTATTACAAAGGAACAAATAGATTAAATTATAAATTTGCTACCACCTTAGAACAAGCTTTTAATATAAAAGAAATTGTAAAACCTATCTACAACAGTGAACTTCTTATTCAAATTTTAAAAGAATATTATGCTTAA
- a CDS encoding CatB-related O-acetyltransferase produces MLKFILQNIFNFIVPPPYSIRNRRNITSDSTSFHNGNLVIRGRGKVEIGKYCALGKNISIITENHDTNFASIQGFFYKKYYNNIHPGDLIKQNKNKIKGDTLIGNDVWIGDSVIILSGAKIGDGCCIAAGSVVTKDIPSYSIVAGVPAKIIKYRFKNEIIEELLNMKWWNWDNSKITKNKDFFYTDLNQVNIDELRNLIQ; encoded by the coding sequence ATGCTTAAATTTATTCTACAAAATATTTTTAATTTTATAGTGCCCCCTCCATATTCTATCAGAAATAGAAGAAATATTACCTCAGATTCAACTAGTTTCCACAATGGAAATTTAGTAATAAGAGGACGTGGAAAAGTAGAAATTGGCAAATATTGTGCACTTGGAAAAAACATATCTATTATTACAGAAAATCATGATACTAATTTTGCTTCAATTCAAGGTTTTTTTTACAAAAAGTACTATAACAACATTCATCCCGGAGATTTAATAAAACAAAACAAAAACAAGATTAAAGGAGATACTTTGATAGGCAATGATGTTTGGATTGGAGATAGTGTAATAATTTTAAGTGGTGCAAAAATAGGCGATGGCTGTTGTATTGCAGCGGGAAGTGTTGTTACTAAAGATATTCCATCATATAGCATTGTTGCCGGAGTACCGGCAAAAATTATTAAATATAGATTTAAAAATGAAATAATAGAAGAACTACTAAATATGAAATGGTGGAATTGGGATAATTCTAAAATAACAAAAAATAAAGATTTTTTTTATACAGACTTAAATCAAGTAAACATTGATGAACTCAGAAACTTAATTCAATAA
- a CDS encoding polysaccharide biosynthesis C-terminal domain-containing protein, translating into MGIIARQSIKASVVGFVGVGIGAVTTLFITPKFLTPEEIGTLSTIQRSSILLYSFMILGVIFSVRKFSSTDFSISKYNYKEFLGANLVFLSISCLLFSLVYVLLKDVILSFFIQNSEELSSFIYFPLFLAIVIVFSQFFFVVAGVSKRIVFPNFFNSVVNRLLSVAILIGYGYGLMKFYNFTILYMTAFYVLPFILISVYVLYFLKVRIEIPDRLKLKSVFKDTYKYNSFLYLTITSSIIIQSIDTIMISSMKGTADAAIYTIAFFIATIIEIPQRMLVQVASPIISNKLKSNDFKGLQVIYKESSLFQLFIAYVLFSGIWFNLDAIYKIMPNGSIYEAGWVVVLLISIAKITDIGFGLNKQIIEMSEYYNFNLFINIFMSLLVVVLNLVLIPKYGINGAALASLISVFITNFISFLLVAFKSKLIPFSKGTVVIFMFTLLSYFVFYKLPDIDNPYLSIVVNGSVIVFFSIVLMLLLGIHKAFISKFLQK; encoded by the coding sequence ATGGGAATTATTGCTCGGCAGAGTATAAAGGCTAGTGTGGTTGGTTTTGTGGGAGTGGGTATTGGGGCTGTAACCACATTATTTATTACTCCAAAATTTTTAACACCGGAAGAAATAGGTACTTTAAGTACTATTCAAAGATCTTCAATATTATTATATTCATTTATGATTTTGGGTGTTATTTTTTCTGTAAGAAAATTTTCTTCTACAGATTTTTCCATTAGTAAATATAATTATAAAGAATTTTTAGGTGCAAATCTTGTCTTTTTAAGTATTTCATGTTTACTTTTTTCTTTAGTTTATGTACTACTAAAAGATGTAATTTTAAGTTTCTTTATTCAAAATTCAGAAGAATTAAGTTCATTTATTTATTTCCCTTTATTCTTAGCTATTGTTATCGTTTTTTCGCAATTTTTTTTTGTAGTAGCAGGTGTAAGTAAACGGATTGTGTTTCCTAACTTTTTTAATAGTGTAGTAAATAGATTGCTTTCTGTAGCCATATTGATAGGATATGGTTATGGTCTAATGAAATTTTATAATTTCACAATCTTATATATGACTGCATTTTATGTACTACCATTTATACTGATTTCTGTTTATGTACTATACTTTTTGAAGGTTAGAATTGAAATTCCCGATAGACTAAAACTAAAATCTGTATTTAAAGATACATATAAGTACAATTCTTTTTTATATCTAACTATTACGTCAAGTATTATCATTCAAAGTATTGATACTATTATGATTAGCTCAATGAAGGGGACTGCTGATGCCGCCATTTATACCATTGCTTTTTTTATTGCTACCATTATAGAAATACCGCAGCGTATGCTGGTTCAAGTAGCATCTCCAATAATAAGTAATAAATTAAAATCTAATGATTTTAAAGGGCTTCAAGTTATTTATAAAGAATCAAGTCTATTTCAATTGTTTATAGCGTATGTTTTATTTTCGGGAATTTGGTTTAATCTTGATGCTATATATAAAATTATGCCTAATGGTAGTATTTATGAAGCAGGTTGGGTGGTTGTTTTATTAATAAGTATTGCTAAAATTACAGATATTGGTTTTGGATTAAATAAACAGATAATTGAAATGTCTGAATACTATAATTTTAATTTGTTTATAAATATTTTTATGTCACTTTTAGTAGTAGTTTTAAACTTAGTTCTCATTCCTAAATATGGTATTAATGGTGCTGCTTTAGCGTCATTGATTTCTGTTTTTATTACTAATTTTATATCATTTCTTTTAGTGGCATTTAAGAGTAAGCTGATTCCTTTTTCAAAGGGCACGGTAGTCATTTTTATGTTTACTTTATTGAGTTATTTTGTTTTTTATAAATTGCCTGATATAGATAATCCATATTTAAGTATTGTAGTAAATGGAAGTGTAATTGTATTCTTTTCTATAGTTCTTATGTTGTTGTTAGGAATACACAAAGCCTTTATTAGTAAATTTTTACAAAAGTAA
- a CDS encoding glycosyltransferase family 2 protein, whose protein sequence is MQLSIVIPSYNEEESIPHLQKWIEKVMQENDFSYEVIYIDDGSKDDTWEEISKLASKNKHIKAIKFQRNYGKAAALQKGFEKAQGDVVITMDADLQDSPDEIPALYKMITKDNYDLVSGWKQKRYDPITKTVPTKVYNGVTRAMSGIKLHDMNCGLKAYKNEVVKSVEVYGDMHRYIPVLAKQAGFDKIGEKVVKHQARKYGTTKFGLERFINGPLDLMSVMFMTRFGKRPMHVFGYLGGLMFLIGFIFTLWVLVQKALFVFWKIGIKPPLVTDNVIFYLALVAMVMGVQLFLAGFLGELVARTSPDRNDYLIEKEI, encoded by the coding sequence ATGCAACTATCAATAGTAATACCGTCATATAATGAAGAAGAAAGCATACCGCACTTACAAAAGTGGATAGAAAAGGTAATGCAAGAAAATGACTTTAGCTATGAAGTTATATATATAGATGACGGCAGTAAAGACGATACATGGGAAGAAATTTCAAAATTAGCTTCTAAAAATAAACACATAAAAGCCATTAAATTTCAAAGAAACTATGGCAAAGCGGCTGCTCTGCAAAAAGGATTTGAAAAGGCACAAGGAGATGTAGTTATTACTATGGATGCCGATTTACAAGACAGTCCGGATGAAATACCGGCTTTGTATAAAATGATTACTAAGGATAATTATGATTTGGTAAGCGGTTGGAAACAAAAACGATATGACCCCATAACTAAAACAGTACCTACAAAAGTCTATAATGGTGTTACGCGTGCCATGAGCGGTATTAAGCTACACGATATGAACTGTGGATTAAAAGCGTACAAAAATGAAGTAGTTAAAAGTGTAGAAGTGTATGGCGATATGCACCGTTATATCCCGGTATTAGCAAAGCAGGCGGGTTTTGATAAAATAGGAGAGAAGGTGGTTAAGCATCAAGCACGCAAGTATGGCACTACAAAATTTGGCTTAGAGCGTTTTATAAACGGTCCTTTAGATTTAATGTCGGTAATGTTTATGACGCGTTTTGGCAAACGTCCTATGCACGTATTTGGATATTTAGGAGGCTTAATGTTTTTAATAGGCTTTATATTTACCTTGTGGGTATTAGTTCAAAAAGCATTATTTGTATTTTGGAAAATAGGAATAAAACCACCCTTGGTAACAGATAATGTTATTTTTTACTTGGCATTAGTGGCAATGGTAATGGGCGTACAGCTATTTTTAGCGGGCTTTTTAGGCGAATTAGTAGCCAGAACTTCCCCAGATAGAAATGATTATTTAATAGAGAAGGAGATATAA